GCGAGCTGGGTGGGCGCGCCGAGGTCGGGGTCGGACTCGCCGATGCCGGACGTCCGGACCGTGTAGCCGTGGCGGGCGCCCACCTCGGCGCACCAGCCCTCGAGCTCGGCCCGGGTCCACTCGAAGCGGTGGTCGGGGTGGCGCAGGGCGCCGGGGGCGAGCCGCTCGTAGCGGACGTTGTACTCCGCGTTCGGGGTGGTCACCAGCACGTGCCGCGGGCGGGCGTGCCCGAGGACGGCGGACTCCAGCGAGGGCAGCCGGTCGGGGTCGAGGTGCTCGACCACCTCCATCAGCACGACGGCGTCGTAGCCGAGCAGCCGGTCGTCGCGGTAGGTGGCCGAGCCCTGCAGCAGGCGGAGCCGGTCGCGCTGCCGCTCCGGCATCCGGTCCAGCCGGAGCCGCCGGCCTGCGATCTCGAGCTCGCGGGCCGACACGTCCACGCCCACCACCTCACCGATCGAGGGGGTGGCCAGCAGACGGCGCAGCAGGGCACCGGGCCCGCAGCCGAGGTCGACCACCCGCTGCACACCGAGGGCCTCGAGCTCGGCGACCACCGCGTCGTGGCGCTGGACGTTGAGCGGGCTGGGCGGCGCCTCCGCCTCCTCCTCGACGACCGGCTCCTCCTCGGGCTGGTCGTCGGCGGCGCGCAGCCGGTCCACGGCGGTGGTGACCAGGCTGCGGCGGTGGGCCAGGTAGCGCTGGACGATCAGCTGCTGCTCGGGGTGCTGCTCGAGCCAGCCGGTGCCGGCCCGCAGCAGCTTCTCCACCTCGTCCTCGCCGACCCAGTAGTGCTTGGAGCCGTCGAGGACCGGCAGCATCACGTAGAGGTGGGTGAGGGCGGCGGCCGGGGTGTGGGTGCCGGTCAGGGTGGCCGACACGGTGCGGGAGTCCCCCCAGCCGGGGATCTCGGGGTCGAGGGGCTCGGTGCGCGTGGTGACCTCCCACCCGAGCGGCTCGAACAGCCGGTGCACCAGCTCCGCCCCACCGCGGCTCCGCAGCGAGGGCACGGTCAGCTCCAGCGGCAGCGCGACCCCCTCGAGCTCGGGACGTGCGGTGCAGCGGCCGCGCATGGCGGTGCCGAACACCTGCTTGAGGGCGACCGCGAGCAGCGAGCCGGCGGTGTAGGGACGGTCGTTGACGTACTGGCCGAGGGCGAACCCGTCGGCGCGGAAGGTCCGCGCCTGCACCAGGGCCACCGGGTCGACCTCGAGCAGCACCGCGGCCGTGCACCGGTCGGTGGTCGCCTCGGGGTAGAAGACGTGCGCCGTGCCCCAGCCGACGGGGAAGACGCCGACCCGCTCGGGGTGCTTGTGCAGCAGGTAGCCGAGATCGGTGGCCGGGCTCGCCGTCGAGGTGATGGTCAGGTACACCCGGGCCATCCTGCCCCAGCCCCGTGCCGCCCCCGCCGGCTTTTCCTCAGGCCCGTCCCCGTCCTCCGGCGGCGCCAGAGGACGACGTCCTGCCGCGACTACGCGGCGAGATGTCGGAGGTTGGCGCCCGAGGTCAGCGACGGGCTGGTTGAGCGAGCACCGCCTCACGGAAGAAGGCGTCGATCACGGCTCGTCGGGGTGCCGGGTCGACGGGTGGCCCGGCCGCAGCCAGCAGCTCCTCGGCTCGATCCAGCTCGTCGAGCACGAGGGCGACAACCGACGAGGGAACGGGTCCACGGCCCAGCTCCCTGGTGCGCCCCTTCAACGTCACGAGCTCGTCCACCACGCGCACCGCCTGGTGCGGCAGATCGCCCTCGCCGACCAGGGTCGGCAGGTCCATCGGCGGGGTGGGTGAGCCGTGCAGTCGGAGCCAACGCAGGGTCAGGGCAGGTCGCAGCGCGTAGAACAGCTTCTTGAGGGACGCGTCGTCGAGGTTGCTCGGCCAGTTGCTGCGTGCGACGTGCAGGTGGTGCCTGCGGAGGGTCGACAACTCCACGACCGTGTCAGCCAGGTCCAGCAGGGCGTCGCGGAAGGTCAGGTCCCCGCGGTAGACCAACGGCGAACGCAACCACTCGACGAGGGTCGCGTTGCCGCGCTCGAGCAACCGCAGCGCCTTGGCCAGATCCCACCCGTTGACGTCCAGCACGGCGTCCAGCGGCGTCTCGATCACGTCCCGGGCGGGCCACAGCGAGAGGTAGTCCTCGACGGGTCGGCGGTAGAGGAAGCGGCAGTCGTAGTCACTGTCCGGCGAGGGGAATCCCCAGGCGCGGCTGCCGCTCTCGACCGCCCAGAGCACCTGGACACCCTCCTCGGCCAGGGCATCCAGGCGGGCGTCGATCAGGCTGACCACAGCGGTGTCCATGCTCGGATCGAGGGAGCGCACGATGACCTCCATGAGTCGGGGAGGCACAGCCTGCCCGTGTGCCGGCCCCCGTGTCAGCCCGGTTGTGCTCTCACTCCGGGGGGAGGATCTGCCCGATCGGCTCCTGCTTCTCGGCCTGGAAGCGGTCCTCGGTGCGGCCATACGCCCAGTAGCCCGACAGGCTGACCGCGGAGCGGGGGAGAGCGCGCTGGGTGAAGAAGACGTCGCGCAGCTGCTTCATGGCCTCCCGCTCGCCGTGGGCGAAGACGTCCACCGGGGTGCCGGCGGCCGGCCAGTCCAGGGCCGTGACGGCCGCGGGCAGCAGGCTGACCGCGCCGGCCTCGACGCCCCGTCGGTGCAACCAGGTCAGGCGGACGCCGGGCGGCGGGGTGGGGGCGACCTCGTCGGCGGGGCTGTCCACCTCGATCACCACCTCGCCGCGGGCGTCGGCGGGCAGTGCCTCCACCGCGGAGCTGATCGCGGGGATCGCGGTGTCGTCGCCGACCAGCAGGTACCAGTCCGCCTCGGGGGAGGGCGACCAGGCGCCACCCGCACCGACCATGCTCAGCGTGTCCCCGGGCCGGGCGGAGAGGGCCCACGGGGCGGCCAGCCCGGCGTCGCCGTGGGTGATGAAGTCCAGCGTGATCGTGCCGGCGGTGGTGTCCCAGTGGCGGACGGTGTAGGTCCGGGTGACCGACGGCTCCTCCGGCACCGGGGTGAAGTGCAGCTTGACGTACTTGTCGGTGTGCCCGTTGTGGCGCAGCAGCTCGATCTCCTCCCCGCCGAGCACGACCCGCACCAGGTGCGGGGCCAGCTGCTCGGTGGACTGGACGGTCAGGGTGGCCACGGCGCGCTGGGGGCGGGCTGGTCGGTCGGCAGGCATGTGGGCGATCCTACAGGCGTGGTGAGGCTGTCCTAACTTCTGACGGCGGTTGACACCAGTCGGTGAGCTGCGATGTCATCGCCTTGTGACGATGAATACCGCGGACACGATCGAGCAGGTCGACGAGCTCACCGAGGGGGACGCCCGGGCGGCCGTCGCCCTGTTCCAGAGCCTGGCCGACCCGGCCCGGCTGACCATCCTGCGCCACCTGGCGCTGGGGGAGCACCGGGTGGTCGACCTGACCGCCCACCTCGGTCTGGCCCAGAGCACCACCTCGGCCCACCTGGCCTGCCTGCGTGACTGCGGGCTGGTCACCGCCCGCACCGTGGGCCGCGCCTCCTTCTACTCCCTCGCCGTCCCCGACGCGCTGATGGACGTCCTCGCCGCGGCCGAGCGGCTGCTGGCGGTCACCGGCGACGCGGTGACCCTGTGCCCGACGGCGGGGGCCGGGCGGGCCGCGGGATGAGCGGGCACTCCCACGCCCATGCGCCCACCGCCACCGGGCGGCACCGGCGTCGGCTGGTGATCGCGCTGGTGCTGACGGCCTCGGTCTTCCTGGTGCAGCTGGTGGGCGGGCTGGCCTCGGGGTCGCTGGCCCTGCTGGCCGACGCCGGGCACGTGCTCATCGACTCCACCGGTCTGCTGGTGGCCCTGGTTGCCGCCGGGCTGGCCACCCGGCCGGCGACCGCGGCCCGGACGTTCGGGCTGCAGCGGGTGGAGGTGCTGGCCGCGCTGGTCAACGGGCTGCTGCTGGTCGGGATCGCCGTGTGGGTGCTGGTCCGGGCGGTCGACCGCTGGGACGAGCCGGTGCAGATCTCCACCCCGGTGATGCTCGGGGCGGCCGTCGTGGGTGGGCTGGCCAACCTGGCGGCGCTGCTGGTGCTGCGGGGCGCCAAGGACGAGAGCCTCAACCTCCGCGGTGCCTACCTGGAGGTGCTGGGGGACCTGCTCGGGTCCGCGGCGGTGGTGGTCGCCGCCGTCGTCATCGCGCTGACCGGGTTCACCCGGGCCGACACCCTGGCCTCGTTGGCCATCGTGGCCCTGGTGGTCCCGCGGGCGTGGTCGCTGCTGCGCGAGGTGGTGGACGTCCTGCTGGAGGCGACGCCGCGCGGCGTCGACCTGGCCGAGGTGCGGCGCCACATCCGCGAGGTGCCCGGGGTGGTGGACGTGCACGACCTGCATGCGTGGACCATCACCAGCGGCGTGCCGGTGCTGTCGGCGCACGTGGTGGTGGACGCGGAGTGCATCGAGGACGGGCGGACCGGGGTGGTGCTGGACCGGCTGGGGGAGTGCCTCGGTGAGGACTTCGACATCGAGCACTGCACCTTCCAGCTCGAACCGGTGGGCCACCGCGCCCACGAGTCGGTGCACCATGCCTAGGTCCTGACCGGGTAGCGTCGCGGGTGGAGAGCCGGGAAGCCTGGTCGGCGCGTGTGTGGTCCGCGTCCTGAGGAGGTTCCGATGGTGTCCGACGTCCCTCCGCTCCGCGTCCTGGTCCTCGCCCTCGGGACCCGGGGTGACGTCCAGCCCTACGTGGCGCTGTGCCGGGGGCTCATCGAGGCGGGGCACGAGGCGGTGCTGGGTGCGCCGTCCGGCTTCCGGGACCTGGCCGAGCCGCACGGGGTCCCGTTGCTGCCGGTGGGTGACGAGATGCTGCAGCTGATGCAGCAGGCGATGCCTCAGATGAGTGGTCCGCGCGAGGCGGGGAGACTGATCCGGCAGATGACCGCTGCGATGAAGGTGTCCCTGCAGCAGCAGTGGGAGGCCGCTCGCGCCTTCGCGCCCACCCTGGTCGTGGCCCATCCCAAGGCCCTCGGTGGTCTCCACATCGCCGAACATCTCGACGTCCCGTTCGTGGTGTCGCTGCCGCTGCCGTTCCTCACCCCGACCGAGGCCTTCCCCATCCCCTTCCTCACCCGGACCCTGTCGGGTCGTGTCAACCGGTGGACCTACCAGCTGAACCGGTTCCCCGCCGTCGCCTACGGCGCGATGATCAACCAGTTCCGCACCGAGACCCTCGGGCTCCGGCGGATGAGCCGGATCAGCAGCTACCTGGTGACGGCCGACGGGTCCCCGGTCCCGGTGCTGTACTGCTACAGCCGCCACGTCCTCCCGGTGCCCACGGACTTCCCTCCGCACGCCCACGTCACCGGCTACTGGTTCCTCGACGCCGCCGAGGACTGGACACCCCCGGGACGGCTCGCCCGCTTCCTGGACCCCGACCCCAGGACCAGGCAGGACCCGGTCGTGTACATCGGGTTCGGCAGCATGGGCTTCGGCCGGGACGCCGCGCAGCGCGGCGAGCAGATCGTCCGAGCCGTGCACCAGGCAGGGGTGCGTGCCGTGGTGGCACGCGGGTGGGGAGGGGTCGACACCGCGCGCGACGGCAGCCCACTGACGTCGGACCGGGTGCTGACGATCGACGCCGCCCCGCACAGCTGGCTCTTCGACCGCGTCGACGCCGTCGTCCACCACGGCGGAGCCGGCAGCACGGCAGCGGGGCTGCGCGCCAGCCGGCCGTCGCTGGTCTGCCCCTTCCTGGGGGACCAGCCGTTCTGGGGCCAGCGGGTCGCCCAGCTGGGTGCGGGACCGGAGCCGTTGCCGCACCGCGCGCTCACCGCCGACCGCCTCGCCGAACGGCTGACCGCGCTGGTGCACGAGCCGCGGTACGCGCACCGTGCGCAGGAGCTGGGGGAGCGGCTCCGCGACGAGGACGGCGTCGGCAACGCGGTCGCCGCTCTCGTCGGCATCCACCGCGACCACCACGCCGGCCGGGGTCATCGCCGGCCCAGCGGCTCAGGCCGCGGGTGAGGGGCTCGGACGGGCAGAGAGCCACGGCCCCTAGGGGCTGGAGCCCCGGGTGACCGTCCTCGGTGGTGGCGTGTCTTCCTGGTGCTCGTGGTGGTGCTGGTCCTGTCGGCAGGTGCTGTCGCGGCATGGCCGGGAGGAGCGCTCGTCTCGTGGACCCGGTCGGATCCGGCGGAGGAGCCACGACGTCTGGTTGAGACGTTCCTCGAGCGGCTCGCTCACGACGACCTTCCCCGTGCCTGCGGAACCGTCCTGCCGGATGGTGGGTGGGTCAATCCCTGCATGGACGGACTGGAAGCGCGATCTGAGGAGCTGCAGCAGATCCGAGAACTGGGAACCGACATCAGGGTGACCGGAGTCGACATCCAGGGCGATGAGGCCCAGGTGACGGCTGAGCTCATCGAGCCGCGTCCCACGTCCTCGCTGTCGGTGAACCTCGAGCGCAGCGGCGACTCATGGAGGGTCACACGTCTGAACGACGTCGTGATCACGTACTGAGTCGATACTCCGACGGAAGCAAACAGGGACCCCTGGTCACAGCGGGTCCCTGGGTGGTGGAGCTAAGGGGATTCGAACCCCTGACCTTCTCATTGCGAAGGACAGCAAGGCACTTGTTGCCCCCAATGTTCCGCGTGTTACGGGTGCGTGGGAGACGCTGGCTGTGGCCTTGATGCGTTGGCGGGGCACACGGGGGGCACACGCTCCAACGGCTCGCACTCTTGGAATCGAACAGCCTCGCGGCTTGAGGGCGAGGGCTTCTTGGCCGGTCGGACTGGTCGACGGCCCTAGGTCTCTGGCGCTGTGTGGGGGGACTGGGGTCGGATGTAGGTGTGCGAGGCCTGCGCCATCCTGCTTACGTGACTCCTTCAAGACCGGCAGCCCCGCGAACACGAGGTAACCGTCTTCCTGGCTTCCTACGGCCGCTAGTCGTGCCGGTGCTGGCAGTCCTCCTCGCAGCCGCGTTGGGCCTTCTGGTGGTGGTGGGGATGTTCCGACTGCTGGGGTTCCCCGTGCTGTTCGACCGGGTGAGTGACCACCAGAACCGGGTGTCGATCGAGGTCCCGCTCGGCTGGCGCTACGAAGCCCCATCCAATGGCGGGACGATCACCACCGACAACGGCAGTTCTGGTGAGGGAGAGCCGTACCGAGTGGTCGACGTCCACGCCGTCAGCTGGGTCAGTGGTGACGACGGCGGCCAGCACTTCGACCTCGAAGTTTTCGACAGCGACGAGACTGGCACCGACTTGGCCAAGGTGCACGAGCAGCTGGTCAACGATCAATGCGACGTATTCGGCGGCTGCGAGGCTACCGGGTTACCTCAGGCTCTGACAGTGGATGGCTATCCAGCCCTCCAGCAGGTCTTCACCGCCGATTTTGGTCCCACGCTGTACATGTCGACCGCTGTCGGTGACGGTCTGGCCGTCCGGTACACCGGCTACGTCTTCTTGCGGCCCGACCGAGGCGATCTGTTAGCTATGCAAGCCCCGTGGCTATCCACCCGCTTCTGAACGGCGACCTCTTCCGTGTCAGGGACGCCCCGGGCCTGCGAGGGACGCCTACACCTGCGCGGTGGCGGTCATCACCGGGCGCTCAAGGGTTGGCACGTGCGGGCTTGGTGTCGGACACTCTGCCGGACAAGCACCGAGGGGAGTCATAGTGTGGCCAGGACCAGTTTCCGCGCTCGTCTGTCGGTTGCCTCAGTTGTCGGGATCCTCGCAGTGACCGGGTGCAGCCCAAGGCCGTCACTTCCTACCATGGCCGACTTGCGGGCCGCTCTCGTCGCAAGCGGGCGGTGCAGCGTCATTCAGGACCTCGCCGCAGATGACGTGGTGACCTTCGAACTACCGGGCAACGTGCTTCTGGATGGTCTGTCTTGCATCGACACCGAGGGCGAGGAGGTCCGCTTCCAAGCGGTTACGAGTGTCCAAGCACGAGGCGAGGCCAGCAGTGCGGCCCTCGATGCTGGATACGTCTTCGTCATCGCCGGTTGGGGTGACAGCCTCTGGTACGCCGTAACGACAAGCGAGGAGTTAGTCAGCGGGCTGCTGGAGCAGAAGGAGTACGTGCACGTAGCCGAGCCTGCATAACCCTGTGCCTCGATGGGCACTGGCTGCAGACTTCGTGCATCCTTGTCGAGCCACGTATCCAGTTTGGAAGCGCGGCCGAGGGGGCCTCGGACGGACTCGATACCGCGTGGTTGTGCGGTTCGGTGACTTCTCTAGACCGCGGGCGACCGTGCCTTGTTGCACGTTGGCTGCACGAGCGCAGTTCGGCTGAGCGAGCGGCACAGTACTGTGAGGAGCGGCAAGGAAGTCCCTTCATGACGACGCCCGGACCCGAGGTGTCATCACCGTCTCCATGGCGGCACATCTCATGGGGCAGTGTTGCAACGCTGATTGCATCGCTAACTTTCGTGGCGTGGACCAGCCTGAGTCTGCCCGGGGCTGATTCGGTGAGTGGTTTCTGGCTGTTTCTTCCAGTTCCACTGGGCTTCGTCGGCGCCATTTTGGCTGCGGCATCCCGCAAACTCAGTGCCGATGACCGTATCGGGTGGGCCTTCGTGTCTGCCATTTCTGGATTTGCGATTGTGGTCGCTTGGTACAACCTCACGCTGCTCATTCGCGGTCCGTGAGCCCGATGCGCAACATTTGGAAGTGGTCCTATGGCGTACGGGGCGTCTCCAGGCCGATGCACGCCCCAGCCCAGACCGCTTCTGCGCCAGGGACGTCCGGGCGGTAGGGCACGGCGCCTCGTCTAGCAACGTTGCGAGCATAACAAGATGGGAGTAACCGCTGGAATACGGAGTGGAGAATGATTCCATGGGTGAGACAAACTACCTCGGCGTGCCCACTGAGATTGTTGAGCAGATAGGCCGCCTAGTTGTAGTTGCTACTCGCGTTGAGAATTGGCTCTATAGTATAGCGGGCGCATTGACCCTCGATGAGCGTGCGATGCGTTCTCTGCCCGTCAGTGGCCGAAATGTTGCCCAAGCAGTGCGCAGGCGAGTTGTCGAGGCGGGAGTTCCCCCTTGGGCGACGGTAGAGGCGAGCGAGGTCGCGCAGTTCTGCTCCAACGCAAAGGGGGCGCTGTTCGAGCGAGGAAAGACAGTGCATGCCTTGTTCAGTCAGCAGTACAATGGCGGCGATGATTGGCGTCTACAGGCGCAGAATGCCTCGGACCCTTACGTAAGTAGAGATGTGAGTATCGCCGAACTAGCGCAGCTTCGCGTCACCCTAGAGTCGCTGGATACGGAAGGGTATCGGCTGTTACTTGGGATCACGCCGAAGTTAGCTCCGGGATTGTATGCGCCCTGTTAACGCAAACGGCGCAGTCATTCACTGGGATGGTGACAAAGATGGGTACTCGCCCCTTCCAGAGCGCCGAGAGATGATCGGTGAGATGTGGGCAGAGTTCAAGGGCCGATATCCTAATGTTGTGTTCCCGGAGACTAGCGAAGCTCTCGGGTGAGCACTTGGTCCTGCGGCGTTGGGGGTGCGCGGAGGCGCCAGCCGGAGCGCGGGGGTCCCCGGCGCCGCAGGCCCAAGTGCTCACCCCGCGGCCGAAGGCCGCGCTTGACTGAGTAGAGGCATATTCGGCAGTCGGACGTTGGGTGACGAACGACTTCGTGGTCGCTGGGCGGGGCGTGGCGTCAGATGGGTGGTAGGGGCGGTGGTGGCGGTACAGCGGCCTTCGCGACCCATTTGCGCACTGCTGCTTCGTAAGCCTCACGAACCAGCACTGTGGCTTTAGCCGGGTCCAAGGCATCCCACCTGTCCAGATCGAACGTCAAGCTCGCGATCCAGTCCTCGTTGTTGCCTTTTCGAATGGTGAGTCGGCGTGACCTGCCGGGGATTGGAAGCAGACGTAGTTCGAACATCCACTGAGTTCCGAAGTGCTCATCGGCCCATTTGGACCACGGCGTCTCAGGAATCGATTCTCCCCACGGCGCCAGCCGGTGATCGAGCATCTGACCTGCTCGTTCCAGGGCCTTGACCGCGGGAGGAACTAGGCCGAGCGGGGCAGCCAGCCCCGCGGCAGGAGGTGCCTCCCCAGAGCCGGCACCCTTCCACCCCGGTGCATCCTCGGGCTCCGGTGGGAAGACGTTGGTGAACAGCCACGGGGTGCGACGCCTCCCTGAACGTCGTTGAGCGTGGAGCTCTTGCACCACGGGATGTATTGGCGTGTTGGGGTCAACCAGTCGGGCGAGGTCGGACAGCATGATGTCGGCCTCCACGGATCCGTAGCGCTCTCGCGCGCGGGACAGCGCCGCGCGAGTCCAGCTGAGGCCTTCTGAGTCGATCTGGCGCGTCAGCCGTAAGAGCGTGAACCCTGCGGCGATGAGCACCTCATCGAGTTCCTCGATGTCGCCCTGCTCTCCCTCGGCCAGGAAGGCGTCCACGTCACCGTCAACGGTCTTCGCCAGTAGGTAACGCACGGTGGTCGAGGACCTGAGGGCGTAACCTCGCTCTTCCCACTCGGAGAAGAAGTCGGCTCCGGTGTCGTTGCCGAAGGGCCCCAGTTCTGCAGCTTCGTCGGTGTACAGCGGATGGGTGAAGTGACCGGTGAACCACTCATACGACTTCTCGACGTTCATGGCGAGCGCCTCCTCTGTGCCTTTCGTGGTGAGAGCGAACGCGGGCGCTCGAACTCAACGGGTGTCCTGTTGAGGCGTAGGGCGCCACTCGCGAATGCTAGATGGTCGCCACAGAGTCATTCGACCTAGGCGTCGATCAGGCTGAGGCATTTGCTTGCGAGCGAGGTAAGCACTGAGTGTGGATGTGGTGACGCCGAGGTACGAGGCAACGTCGTCGGTGGTCCACCAGTCCTCCGGCAACTGCGGGTTCCCCATCGCTGACCGGGTGCTGCCCTTGGTGCGTGCCTTGGCAAGGGGGAGGGACGGGAGGCCCTGTTGTTCGTGACTGCTTCGGGGTCGCAGCTACACGCGAACGCGGTGCGTCGCAGCGTCGGTTGGAGCACCGTGGCTGGAGGCCGGCGGATCCACGATCTGCGGCACACCGCGGCGTGTTTGTGGCTGGCGCGTGGTGTCGATCCGGTGACGGTGCAGACGTGGATGGGGCACGCGTCGATGAGCACGACGAACCTGTATCTGCACCACCTGGGGACGTCTGCGGACCGTGCTGCATTGGAGCGTCTGAACTCCGGGGGCACACCGGGGGCACACGTCCAGGGGTCGCTGTTCGACGCGGGGAGGCAAACGCCTGATGAAAGCAACAGGAACCCCTAGTCAGAGCGGGTTCCTGGGTGGTGGAGCTAAGGGGATTCGAACCCCTGACCTTCTCATTGCGAACGAGACGCGCTACCAACTGCGCCATAGCCCCTTGCCAGCCTGAGATGCTACCAGCCGATCGGGCTCCAGGCACATCTCAGCTCGCGGCGGCCCGCCAGAAGTCGTCGAAGATCTGCGCACCCTCCGGACTGCCGAGCTCGACCTGGGTGAGCAGGACGGTCACGGCGCCGTCGCGGGGGACCACGTGGGCGGACGTGCCGGTGCCACCGACCCAGCCGTAGCGGCCCGGGACGTTCCACGGCTCAAGCTCCGCGACGTCCACCGAGCCGCCGAATCCCCACCCCTGGCCCTGCAGGAAGAGGTCGCCCATCTGGTGCTGCGGCTCGGTGAGGTGGTCGACCATCATCAGGCGGACCAGGTCCTCGCTGAGCACGCGATGGCCGTCGGAGGTGCCCCCGGCCAGCAGCATCTGGCCGAAAGCCAGCCAGTCCGCCGCGGTGCCGAGCAGACCGCCGGCGCCGGAGCAGAAGGCGGGCTCGTCGACCCAGTGGCCGTCGGGAGGGTCGGTGACCACCAGCTCGCCCTGGTCGTCGCGACGGTGCTGGCTGGTCATCCGCGGCAGGTCCGCGCGGTCACGAAGCCAGAAGCCGGTGCCCACCATGCCCAGCGGGTCGAGGACGTGTTCGCGGAGGTACCGGGCGAAGGAGTCCCCGCTGGCCCGGGCCACCAGCACCCCCAGCACGTCGTAGGCGGTGTTGTAGGTCCATCCCTCACCGGGCTGGTGGAGCAGCGGGAGCTGCCCCAGGCGCGCCATCCACTCGTCGGGCTCGGGCGCGGCCGGCGGGTCGGGTGGGCCCTGGTGCAGCGGTCCCATCAGCTCGGCGACCACGGGTCCCAGGAAGTCGCCGGGGAACCCGTGGCCAGCGGTGGAGGAGAGCAGGTGCCGCAGCGTGATCGGTGTCGTGGCCGGGACGACGTCGTCGAGCGGACCGGAGGCCTCGCGCAGGACCACCGGCGCGGCGAGCTCGGGGAGCCAGTCCGCCACGGGGGAGTCGAGGTCCAGCAGGCCGTCGTCGACCAGGGTCAGTGCCGCCGCGGCGGTGAGCGGCTTGGTGATCGAGGCGAACCGGAAGAGGGAGTCCTCGGTCATCGGCTCCCCGTCCTCGCTGCGACGGCCCAGGGCGAGCGTCTCCACCTCGGTGCCGCGGGCCACCAGGGCGACCAGACCGGGAACACGTCCGGACTCGACGTGCGGGGTCAGGGCGTCCTCGAGGTTCGACATGATCTGTTCCTACCCCAGAGCGGTGCGAGTTGGGCACCGTGGTCGGTGCAGATCTGCACCGATCAGCCGGTCAGACCTCGTCCACCTCGACCAGGACGCCGATCTTGTCGATGCGGTGCTCGGGGTTGCCGTACTGGTCGCGCCAGAAGTTCCCCTCCGCGTCGTCCTCGGGGGTGGCGCAGGTGGAGAGGGTGATCATCGCCTCGGTGGCCTCCTCGCCCGGGCGTCCGGGGACCTCGGCGGACTGCTCCTCCAGGGACTCCTCGGATCGGAAGGAGGTCTCCCGGGTCTCGACGACCTCGTAGGTGTAGCGGACCCCGTCGGCCTCCACGTGCACCTCCTCGCCCTCCTCCAGCTCCGGCAGGTCGCGGAAGGCCTGGGTGGAGGACAGCCGGTGCGCGGTCACGATGTAGTTGCCGATCCCGCCGACGCCGGTACCGCCGTCGCGGCCGTGGGGGCTGGCGGCGATGCCGCCGTCCTGGATGTCCGTGCCGGGGCCGTCGTCCGGGGAGCCCTCGTAGGCCTCCACCTCGAGGGCGTCGATGTCGAGGGCGGGGATGCTCAGCTCGGCGTCACGGGGTTCCCCGTCGCTGGCCAGGGTCGGGGTGGGGCTCGGCGTGGGGGAGGGCGTCGGCCTCGGGGTCGGTGTGGGAGTCGGGCGCGGCGCTGAGGGGCTCGCCGTGGTGGGGCTCGGCGAGGCCGGGGCGCTGCGCGCGTCCTCGACCGGCGGCGTGGGCGCGCAGGCCACCGCG
The sequence above is a segment of the Auraticoccus monumenti genome. Coding sequences within it:
- a CDS encoding 3' terminal RNA ribose 2'-O-methyltransferase Hen1 → MARVYLTITSTASPATDLGYLLHKHPERVGVFPVGWGTAHVFYPEATTDRCTAAVLLEVDPVALVQARTFRADGFALGQYVNDRPYTAGSLLAVALKQVFGTAMRGRCTARPELEGVALPLELTVPSLRSRGGAELVHRLFEPLGWEVTTRTEPLDPEIPGWGDSRTVSATLTGTHTPAAALTHLYVMLPVLDGSKHYWVGEDEVEKLLRAGTGWLEQHPEQQLIVQRYLAHRRSLVTTAVDRLRAADDQPEEEPVVEEEAEAPPSPLNVQRHDAVVAELEALGVQRVVDLGCGPGALLRRLLATPSIGEVVGVDVSARELEIAGRRLRLDRMPERQRDRLRLLQGSATYRDDRLLGYDAVVLMEVVEHLDPDRLPSLESAVLGHARPRHVLVTTPNAEYNVRYERLAPGALRHPDHRFEWTRAELEGWCAEVGARHGYTVRTSGIGESDPDLGAPTQLAVLTRTDGEDVR
- a CDS encoding nucleotidyltransferase domain-containing protein → MDTAVVSLIDARLDALAEEGVQVLWAVESGSRAWGFPSPDSDYDCRFLYRRPVEDYLSLWPARDVIETPLDAVLDVNGWDLAKALRLLERGNATLVEWLRSPLVYRGDLTFRDALLDLADTVVELSTLRRHHLHVARSNWPSNLDDASLKKLFYALRPALTLRWLRLHGSPTPPMDLPTLVGEGDLPHQAVRVVDELVTLKGRTRELGRGPVPSSVVALVLDELDRAEELLAAAGPPVDPAPRRAVIDAFFREAVLAQPARR
- a CDS encoding siderophore-interacting protein; the protein is MPADRPARPQRAVATLTVQSTEQLAPHLVRVVLGGEEIELLRHNGHTDKYVKLHFTPVPEEPSVTRTYTVRHWDTTAGTITLDFITHGDAGLAAPWALSARPGDTLSMVGAGGAWSPSPEADWYLLVGDDTAIPAISSAVEALPADARGEVVIEVDSPADEVAPTPPPGVRLTWLHRRGVEAGAVSLLPAAVTALDWPAAGTPVDVFAHGEREAMKQLRDVFFTQRALPRSAVSLSGYWAYGRTEDRFQAEKQEPIGQILPPE
- a CDS encoding ArsR/SmtB family transcription factor, which gives rise to MNTADTIEQVDELTEGDARAAVALFQSLADPARLTILRHLALGEHRVVDLTAHLGLAQSTTSAHLACLRDCGLVTARTVGRASFYSLAVPDALMDVLAAAERLLAVTGDAVTLCPTAGAGRAAG
- a CDS encoding cation diffusion facilitator family transporter — translated: MSGHSHAHAPTATGRHRRRLVIALVLTASVFLVQLVGGLASGSLALLADAGHVLIDSTGLLVALVAAGLATRPATAARTFGLQRVEVLAALVNGLLLVGIAVWVLVRAVDRWDEPVQISTPVMLGAAVVGGLANLAALLVLRGAKDESLNLRGAYLEVLGDLLGSAAVVVAAVVIALTGFTRADTLASLAIVALVVPRAWSLLREVVDVLLEATPRGVDLAEVRRHIREVPGVVDVHDLHAWTITSGVPVLSAHVVVDAECIEDGRTGVVLDRLGECLGEDFDIEHCTFQLEPVGHRAHESVHHA
- a CDS encoding glycosyltransferase — encoded protein: MVSDVPPLRVLVLALGTRGDVQPYVALCRGLIEAGHEAVLGAPSGFRDLAEPHGVPLLPVGDEMLQLMQQAMPQMSGPREAGRLIRQMTAAMKVSLQQQWEAARAFAPTLVVAHPKALGGLHIAEHLDVPFVVSLPLPFLTPTEAFPIPFLTRTLSGRVNRWTYQLNRFPAVAYGAMINQFRTETLGLRRMSRISSYLVTADGSPVPVLYCYSRHVLPVPTDFPPHAHVTGYWFLDAAEDWTPPGRLARFLDPDPRTRQDPVVYIGFGSMGFGRDAAQRGEQIVRAVHQAGVRAVVARGWGGVDTARDGSPLTSDRVLTIDAAPHSWLFDRVDAVVHHGGAGSTAAGLRASRPSLVCPFLGDQPFWGQRVAQLGAGPEPLPHRALTADRLAERLTALVHEPRYAHRAQELGERLRDEDGVGNAVAALVGIHRDHHAGRGHRRPSGSGRG
- a CDS encoding tyrosine-type recombinase/integrase, which translates into the protein MRRSVGWSTVAGGRRIHDLRHTAACLWLARGVDPVTVQTWMGHASMSTTNLYLHHLGTSADRAALERLNSGGTPGAHVQGSLFDAGRQTPDESNRNP